In Candidatus Eisenbacteria bacterium, the genomic stretch GCCGTGCACCGTCTCGATGAACCGCGGAGCGGCAGGGTCATCGCCGAGGGCGCGGCGCAGCTCGCGGATCGAAAAACGCGGCATGTCCTCGGTGACCGCAGCGTCGGGCCACACGGCCGCGAGCAGATCGTCCTTGGTGACCAGAGCCCCTGGACGCTCCGCCAGGTGGCGCAGCGTTGCGAACGTCTTCGGCCGCAGGGCGATCGGCTCGTCGCCGCGCATGAGGCGACCGGCAACCAGGTCCAGGCGAAACGGGGGGAAGTGGATCACCGGCGGACGCTTCTTCTCACGAGCGTTCTTTCGCCGGCAAGAGCGTTGACAAGGATGCTCGGGGACGCAATGTGCTCCGAGCTTGCCCCAGGCATCCGCAGCGCGTCTCCTTCTCCGCCGTCTCCACCCCTGGCTCGGCCGGGCGGTGCATTCGCGCTGGCAGCGCCACCGCTCGTTCTACCAGCACGAGTCCGCGGCGCTCTTGACCGCCCTCGGCCGCGTGCACGGCAAGGTCCCGCACGATCTCGCGCTCCGGCTGGAGGGCTTCCTCGGCCACCTGCACAAGGAGTGGTTCCCCTCCGCCTGGCGGAAGAACCCCACCTACGCCGAGGTCGTCAGGGATCTGCGGTGGTGGCTGAAGATGGCCGAGGGCTGGTCCGAGCCGCGCCCGCGCGGGCGCGCGAAGGCATCCCCAAAGGGGCGCGTGCCGATCGGCAAGCGGGCCAAGCAGCCTGCGTCGCTGCTGAAGCTGCTGAAGCTTCCGGCCGACTGCACGCAGGAACGCTTCCTGGTGGCGTGGCGGCGCTTTCTCAAAGACAACCATCCGGACCACAACCCGGCGCAGACGCCGGAAGAACGACGGCGCTTCGCCGAGGCCGTCGCGCTCTGGCGGCGCTGACCGGGCCGCATGGCCGGAGCCCTCGCCGTCGCGACGCTCCTCTTCTACGTCGCGACGAGCCACGGCTACGGCTACTTCCGCGACGAGCTCTACTACCTCGCGTGCAACGCCCACCTTGCGGCAGGTTACGTCGATCATCCGCCGCTGCTCGAAGTGCTCCTGATTCCGGTCCGGGCCGTCCTCGGCGACGGGTTGCCGGCGATCCGCCTCCTGCCCGCCCTCGCGGCCGCGGCGACCGTCCTCGTGACGGCGCGCCTCGTCCGGCAGCTCGGCGGCGGGCGGGGCGCGCTCCTGACCGCGCTCGCCGGCGTCATGACGGCGCCGCTCTACGTCGGGATGTTCAGCATCCTCACGCCGAACGCGCTCGAGATGGTCTTCTGGGCGATCGCCCTCCTCCTGGTCGTGCGGATCCTCGATGGCGACTCGCCCCGGCTCTGGCTCGCGCTCGGCGCCGTGGTGGGGATCGGATTCCTCGACAAGCACGGCGTGGTGTTCCTCGTGATCGGGCTCGCCGCCGGCGTCGTCGCGACGCCGGCACGACGTCATCTCGCCACGCGGTGGCCGTGGCTCGGGCTCGCGATCGCCGCGGTGCTCGCCGCGCCGCACCTCGTCTGGCAGGCGATGCATGGCTGGCCGACGCTGGAGTTCACCGCCAACGCGCGCGCCCTGAAGAACCTGCCGCAATCGCCGCTCGGGTTCGTCGCCGAGCAGGTGATGGTGCTCGATCCCTTCGCCGCCCCGATCTGGATCGCCGGTCTCGTCTCGCTCTGGCGACGCGACGAGGGCCGCTACCGCGCGCTCGTGTGGGCCTACCTCGTGATCCTGGCGCTCATGATCGCCGGCCGCGGGAAGGCGTACTACATCGGTCCGTACTACCAGCTCCTGTTCGCCGCGGGCGGCGCCGCGTTCGAGCGCGCGGCCCAACACCGGCGGCTGGCCTACGTGGTGCCCGTCGCCGCGACGGTCGCCGGCGTGGCGGGCATGCCGATGGCGAAGCCGCTCCTTGCGGCGGAGCGTCTCGTCGCCTACCAGCGCGCGATCGGACTCGATCCGCGGCTCGGGAGCGGCGAGCGCAACGAGCTGGGCGTCCTCCCCCAGCACTTCGCCGACCAGTTCGGATGGCCGGAGCTCGCGGCCCGCGTCGCCGAGGTCCACCGCGGGCTCCCACCCGACGAGCGTGCGCGCGCGTGCATCTATGCGTCGAACTACGGCGAGGCGGGGGCGATCGACTTCTTCGGCCCCGCCCTCGGGCTGCCCCACGCGATCAGCGGGCACAATACCTATTGGTGGTGGGGGCCGCACGACTGCGACTTCTCGACGGTCATCGTGCTCGGTCTCACGCCCGCCGACTTGCGGGGCATCTCCCGCTCGGTCGAGGTCGCCGCCGAGATCGACTGCCCGTACTGCATGCCGTTCGAGCGGCGGCCGATCCTGATCGCGCGCGGCCCGCTCCTCCCGCCGGACGAGATCTGGCGCCGCGTGCGGTTCTATCTCTGATCCGCGCGCCGCTCGTCGAGGTACGCGTTCAGCTCGCCGCCGAGCAAAAGAAACGTCGCGAGCAGGTAGAGCCAGAAGAGCAGGATGATCGGCGCGCCGAGCGATCCGTACGTCTTGTCGTAGCTGCCGAAGCGCGCGACCCACACCGAGAACCCCGCCGACGCGACGCCGAAGCCGACCGTGAACACGACCACGCCCGGCGACAACCACTGCCACGGCTGCTCTTCGACGTCCGGGCACACGTAGTAGATGGTCGCGGTGACCAGCGTCACGAGCGCGAGCGAGATCACCCAGTTGAAGGCGATGGTCGCGACGCCGCCCGCCGGGCCGAGGTAGCTTCCGACGAGCGTCGCGAGCGGTCCGGCGAAGAGCGTCAGCACGAACGCGAGCACCATGAAGAACGAGAGCGCGATCGTGAGCCACAGGGCTTCGAGCCGCGCCTTCCACCACGCGCGCCGGGTGGTGACGCCGT encodes the following:
- a CDS encoding J domain-containing protein, translated to MHSRWQRHRSFYQHESAALLTALGRVHGKVPHDLALRLEGFLGHLHKEWFPSAWRKNPTYAEVVRDLRWWLKMAEGWSEPRPRGRAKASPKGRVPIGKRAKQPASLLKLLKLPADCTQERFLVAWRRFLKDNHPDHNPAQTPEERRRFAEAVALWRR
- a CDS encoding glycosyltransferase family 39 protein; this translates as MAGALAVATLLFYVATSHGYGYFRDELYYLACNAHLAAGYVDHPPLLEVLLIPVRAVLGDGLPAIRLLPALAAAATVLVTARLVRQLGGGRGALLTALAGVMTAPLYVGMFSILTPNALEMVFWAIALLLVVRILDGDSPRLWLALGAVVGIGFLDKHGVVFLVIGLAAGVVATPARRHLATRWPWLGLAIAAVLAAPHLVWQAMHGWPTLEFTANARALKNLPQSPLGFVAEQVMVLDPFAAPIWIAGLVSLWRRDEGRYRALVWAYLVILALMIAGRGKAYYIGPYYQLLFAAGGAAFERAAQHRRLAYVVPVAATVAGVAGMPMAKPLLAAERLVAYQRAIGLDPRLGSGERNELGVLPQHFADQFGWPELAARVAEVHRGLPPDERARACIYASNYGEAGAIDFFGPALGLPHAISGHNTYWWWGPHDCDFSTVIVLGLTPADLRGISRSVEVAAEIDCPYCMPFERRPILIARGPLLPPDEIWRRVRFYL
- a CDS encoding YihY/virulence factor BrkB family protein, which gives rise to MIGRWAALGRELRRPLAFLGALGERFSRHRMPGLAAGLAFYFLLAFFPFILFLVAVVTLVPGVEGLTDWLLKSAADYVPQEAFKMVEGIIRGVLSTRRSGLVSIGVVLALWSSSSGFSSVMDCLNVAYGVTTRRAWWKARLEALWLTIALSFFMVLAFVLTLFAGPLATLVGSYLGPAGGVATIAFNWVISLALVTLVTATIYYVCPDVEEQPWQWLSPGVVVFTVGFGVASAGFSVWVARFGSYDKTYGSLGAPIILLFWLYLLATFLLLGGELNAYLDERRADQR